The genome window TCAAAATTAAAAATCATTACTATTACTTCAGATATGTCATTCTATTTTTTCAATCCATATGAGATAGGAAAACTTTATATATGGGGTAGATTTTGTGGTGCAATAGGTGCTCTAATTTCCATTATGGTATTTTTCTTAATCTGCAAAGAACTATTCAAAAATAAATTCCTCGTCTATATACTGACTCTATTTTATGGGGCATCTGCTGGTTTTGTAATGTGGTCTCATTATCTTAAACCATTTTCCTATGGAATGCTATGGTTTTTACTTACTATATATGCTCTGATAAAATTTTATAAATCCGAAAAAGAAAAATGGATATTTATCGCCTCTGTATTTTCCGGATTATCATTTGGAACATTACTTTCTTATGGGTATATCTACTGGGCTGTCATCTTATTCGTTTTATTTGCCAGAAAAAGTATTGTATGGAAAACAAAGAACATTTTTTTATCGTACATAATATTCCTTGCTGTGTTCTTTTTAACAAATCCATATGTGCTCCTTTCCTATAAAGAATTCTTACAGGAACTTCAATATTTAAGGACATACTGGCATAAAAATATTTCTTTTAGTGCCATATCTATATTCCTTTTTAACACTCTCAGATATGGTATGGGAACTTTATTATGGATTACTTTATTAGCAGGATTTATAGCAGGATTGTTTCATAAACCTGACAGATTATCTTTTATATTTTTATTTATTATATTACCTGGTTTTTTCTATTTTGCCTTTACAACAGCAGAATGGGTCCATTACAGTATTTTCCTATATCCTTTATTTATAATATATACAGGTTTATTGTTCTCTCGTGTTAGATTTAGTAAAATCATTACATCCTATCTTATAATTGTTGGAGTATATACTGCACTTTACACTGGTGCTTATGTTAAACTATTTAATATGGAAAACACACGTATAGAAGCAGGTATGTGGATAAACGAAAATATCTCACCCAAAGAAAAAATAGGACTTTTAGAAGCACCTTCACCTTGGAGAACTCCTCCTTTTAGATTTCTTGAATATAATATTTCAATTACAGCAGACAAAAAAGAAATTGAGAAAATAAAACCAGAGTATTTTGTTGTAAGTGAATATCAGTGGTTGAGAGGACATGGAATAAAAGCAATAAAAGATACTCTTTCTAATTATGAAATTTTGAGAAAATTTGAAAAAGAACCTTCTATATTTGGAATTAAATTTAAACATCCAGAAGATATTCCCTATGACTGGTGTCACCCAAATCCTGTAATCTTAATATGGAGAAGAAAAAACTAGTTATAAAATTAATGTTAATTTTCTTTTTTGCATTAATCCTTCGGATTGGGTTTATTCTTACATTAAATAATACTGTGGATGTATGGGGGGACTGGTGGGATGAACTCGGTTGGAAATTAGCAACACGACAGGGCTACTGGGTTAACAATCCTTATTTTCCCGATGGCGTAAGATTTTACTCTTGGCGTCCACCTGCTTTTCCTTTTTTTCTTGGATGTATATATAAGATATTTGGACACAGTTATTTTGCCGCAAAGATTGGACTTGCTTTATTAAGTTCATTATGTTGTATCCTTTTATTTTTTCTCACCTCAGAAATTTTGGAAAGTAAAATAGCGGCCTTATGGTGTGCCTTTATATATACTATTTATCCTCCCTCTATCTTCTGGACTGGATACCTTGCACCTGTTACATTAGAGACATTTGTACTTTTACTTATAGTTCTACTATTGATTAAAAGCAAGAATAAAAAAAATAATATATTCTTTTTCATAATATCTGGATTATGTACAGGAATAGGTATTTTAACTCGCTCTGTTTTCATTGTATTTTTACCCATTGTATTTATCTGGCTAATTATAACAGACAGAAAACAACTGTTAAGAAAATTCCTTTTTTATATAGTAACAACTATTATAACAGTATCTCCATGGGTTTTAAGAAACTACAGAATTCATAAGACATTCGTTTTAACTTCAACGGAAGGAGGTATCGTCTGTTATATAGCCAATAATGAAAAATCAATATATCAACCATCCGGGTATTGGGACCCTACAGGATACTACAACGAACCAATTATTCAACAAATTAAAGGACTTTCAGAGATAGAAACAGATAAATTCTTTTACAGAGAAGCATTAAGATTTATAAAAACACATCCTGATATATACTGGCAACTTGTGAAAGATAGGTTTTTAAGATTCTGGAAGTTAACACCACATACATTTTCAGGACCGGGAGAAAGTTATAAGCCATACCATACAAGAATAGCACTTATTACCAATCTACCAATTTTTATACTTGCTGGACTGGGATTTTTATTATCTTTAAAACAATGGAAGAACTTTTTATTATTTTATCTTATAATTATCTTTTGGTCTCTTCCAATCATTCTATTTTTTAAAACCATTATAAGATACCGTGAACCTTTAATGCCAATAGTTCTATTTATAGGATGTTATGCTATATATAAAATAAGTATTATGATGAAAAATAAAAAAATCTATGAAAAAGAAATGTAATTTTAATTTCGTTTATTTATTAGCAGGAAGTATTCTCTGTATTTTAATAAATTCAATGGGTCTAAACTTTTTAACACCTGGGGAAAAAGTAAGAGATATTGTTTTTGAAAACGAAAAAAATGTAAAGGATAATATAGAAACGTTGATAAGAGAACGTAAGACAATAAGAGAAATGGTTAAAACTGCAGTAGCAGAATATTATCCTACTTACAATCCTGAAGAAAAAATTCCATTTTTATATAATAATAAACAAATTTTTATAGAAAGAAACATAATAAACGGGATGAGAAGTTATCTATTACGCACTGGAATACCAGATGAAGGGGTTTTAATTCCATTAGAACGAATGGAGCCCAAACGATTTAACTTCAATCCCTCATACTTTGCATATGGAGGGTTTTACATATATTCCGAGGGGCTGTACCTTGCTATATTGAAATTTATTGGTATTCTAAACATAAAAAAAGATATAGGATACTACCTATTAAATCCTTCTGAGATAGGGAAAATATTTATCGCATTAAGAATCGTAAATATATTGTTATCTTTGGGTTCATTCTTCCTTATTTTTCTAATTGGATATAGGTTACAAGGACAATTACATGGAATTATATCTTCTTTACTATTTATTTTTACTCCTGGAATTGTAATTTGGAATCATTTTGCAAGACCTCATGTATTTTCACTGTTCTGGATTTTACTTGCAGTATATTTTCTTCTAAAGACATTACAAAATAAAAATTGGAAAAACAAAGATTTTGTTTTAGGATGTATATTCACAGGATTGACGGTATCTATCTTAATACCTTATGGCATACTCATTTCTCTTTTAATTCCTTTAACTATTATCTTATATAAATCAAAAAACAATTTATCGTTTACAAAAAATTTTCTTCTATCTATGTTAATAATTACAGGCGTTTTTTTAATTACCAATCCTTATTTTCTATCTTCTATTAATGAAGTTGTCGCTGAATATAAATTTACAAGAATGGATGTTCAGTATAGACCTTCCTTATATAATTATTACTATTATCTAACTACGGTATTGAAAATGCATCTTGGAACTCCATTATGGATATTGTTTTTAATATGTATGGCAATTTCTTTATGGAAACTCAAGAAAGAAGAATTGTTAGTCATATCTCCAGTTGTTATTGGTTTTATTCTCTTCGGTACTTCTTATCCAAACTATCTCTTACGATTTATATTCTTTCTTCCTTTTATAACTTTAATTATCGGGGGTAGTTTAGCAAAAATCTTCAGAATAAAGAAAGTTGTTCCTTTCAGTATAAGCATTTTTGCTTTTTGTTTTCTTTATACAATATTATATACACTCGCCCATCTACAATTATTCACAACAGATAATCCCCGATACATAGCCGGAGAATGGATAAATAAAAATATACCGGAAGGTACAAGTATTGGACTTAAAGAACCACCTGTGGCTTTTAGAACTACTCCTTTTTCCTTCGCAAAATATAAAGTGACTATAATAGAAAATAAAAAAGAATTTGAAAAAAATATCCCTGTATATTTTGTAACCAGCAGCTTTGACTGGCGCTTTTCCAGATATGGAGAAATAGAAAATTATTTATCAGACAATTATGAAAAACTAAAAATTTTTGTGAAATCGCCTTCTATACTTAACATAGAATTTATTAATAATTATGAACCTATACCTCCAGACTATTGCTATTTTAATCCTATAGTAATAATCTGGAAAGCTAATAAATAATTATGTATTATAATATAATAACTTGTAAATTTTAAAAATGAAAATATACCCTTTAAATAAACCTGATTGGGGAATAAAAGAAATTATTGCGGTAACAAAATATATACTTAGAGGAAAAGGAGGTGGAGGAAACGGTGAAATAACAAGAAGAGTTGAAAAAAAAATAGGAGAAATTTTAAATATCCCTTATGTTTTTTTAACATCTTCAGGTACATCTGCATTAGAACTTGGGTTATATGCCCTACAATTACAACCAGGATATGAAGTCATAACAAGCTCATTTACATTTGTATCTACCGCAACTGCAATTATTCGGCAAGGTGGAATACCAGCTTTTGTAGATATTGAAATAAATACTATGAATATAAATCCTGATTTAATTGAAGACAAAATTAACGAAAAAACAAAGGTAATTATTCCTGTACATTACGGCGGCTTAGGCTGTAAAATGGAGAAGATATTGAATATCGCTCAAAAATATAATCTTTCAGTAATTGAAGACGCAGCCCATGCATTTGGTTCAAAATATAAAGAAAAATATTTAGGTACATGGGGAGATATAGGATGTTTTAGTTTCCATGAAACTAAAAATATTGTATGTGGAGAAGGTGGAGCTATTGTTACTTCTAACGAAGGATTATCTGAAAAAATAGATATAATAAGAGAAAAAGGAACTAACCGTTCAAAATTTCTTAAAGGAGAAATAGAAAAATATGAATGGATATCAGAAGGTTCTAATTTTCTACTTTCAGATATTCTTGCTGTTCTATTAGAACAACAAATTAACAAATTGGAGATAATCAACAAAAAACGTAAAGAAATTGCTGAATATATGTACAACAAACTTCAATCTTTATCTCCACCTTTAATTTTACCTAATAAAAATTTAATGGAAGAAACAAACTGGCATATTTTTGCAATAAGAGTACCTAATCAGCAAATTCGTAGCGAATTATTAATATACTTAAACAAGAATGGTATAAAAGCTTCCTTCCATTATCTTCCATTACATCTTTCTCCATATATTAAAACTAATCCTATTTATAAATATAAAAATGGAGATTTACCTATAACAGAGTCAGTAGCAAGTACTATAATAAGATTGCCATTAAATACAAAAATGAAATATAAAGATGTAGATTATATTGTTTATCATATAGAAAAATTTTTCAAAGGAGAAAAGTGCTGTGAAAACAGAATATAAAAAAGGTATTACTGTTATTATACCTTGCTATAATGAGATGCCTCATTTGTATTCTAATGTTATGAAGATTTTTTTCATATTAGATATTTTAAAATATCCTTGGGAAATTATACTTATTGATGACAAAAGTTCAGATGGTACTGTAGAAATGATTAAAAATATAGAGAAACTTATACCAAATGTTAAAACTATATTTCATAAAAATAATATGGGACGAGGTAGATGTGTTATGGATGGACTTAAAATAGCTCGGTATGAAATAGCTGGTTTCATAGATGTTGATTTAGAAATAGACATCAATTATATACTCAATGTTTTATATGAAATCGAAAAAGAAAAAACAGACGTAGTAATTGGAGAAAGATATTATAAGGTAACACTGTCTAATCTCCACCGTTTTATTCTTAGTCGTGGTTATAACTATCTTGTACGAAGTATGCTTAAGATTAAACTCAAAGATACAGAAGCTGGATTTAAATTCTTCAAAATGAGTAAAATCTCTTTAATATTTGATAGAATTAAGAATGATGGTTGGTTTTGGGATACAGAGATTGCAGCATTATGCTGGAAAAATGGGTTAAAGATTAAAACTATTCCTGTTTTATTTGTAAAACAACCTAAAAAGAAATCATCTGTTTGTATAGTTAAGGATAGTATTACATATCTAATTAATTTAATAAATTATAGAAGGAGTTTTTTTAATGATTAAACCGGCTATAAAAGAAATTGGACTCTCAAAAGCACTGAAATATATAATAGGAAATTTCTGTCTTCTATTGTTTAATCTGATGTTTATATCTCCTCTCCGAGTATTATATCTAAAACTTTTTGGAGTAAAAATTGGACAAGGTACTGTTATAGAAAACATAACCTTTATCAATCTTTACAGAACGGGTCTTAAAGGACTTAAAATAGGTTCCAATTGTTTTATTGGAGCAGAAACAATGTTGGATTTAGCAGGACAAATCACAATATACGACAATGTAACAATTGCTGAGAGAGTAACTATACTTACACATATGAATGTAGGATATAAAAGTCATCCTTTACAAAAATATTATCCATCAACTACAAAAAATGTAATTATTGAAAGTGGGGTTTTTATAGGAACAGGAAGTATTATACTTCCAGGAGTAAAAATTCATAAAAATTCCCTCATAGGCGCAGGAAGTGTTGTCAATTCTGATGTAGGAAGCAACTCTGTGGTTGCTGGTGTCCCAGCAAAATTAATAAAGAGATTAGAGGATGATAATGTGGAAAAATAGAAAGGTAAGTGTGATATTTCCAACATATAATGAGAAGGGCTCTATAAAAGAAGCTATAGAGGATTTTTTTGCATCGGGATTTGTAGATGAAATAGTGGTAGTAAATAATAATGCCATAGAAGGTACAGATGAAGAAGTAAAGAAAACAAAAGCACGGCTGGTATATGAAAAAAAACAGGGGTATGGATATGCTATCTGGAAAGGGCTGGAAGAAGCAACCGGTGATTACCTTATAATCTCTGAACCGGATGGTACATTTTCAGGAAAAGATGTAATTAAACTTCTTGCCTATAGTGATGATTTTGACTATGTACTGGGAACAAGAACAACAAGAGAACTGATATGGGAAGGTGCAAATATGAACTTTTTCTTGAAATGGGGCAACTGGGCTGTAGGTAAACTTATGGAATTTTTATATAATACTACAACCCTTACAGATGTTGGTTGTACTATGCGACTTATCAAGAGACATATTTACGAAAAAATTAAAGAACATTTTACAATTGGCACACAACACTTCGGACCTGAACTTACCTTACTTGTAATAAAGTCGGGTACAAAATTTATAGAAATCCCGGTAAACTATAAACCGAGGGTAGGGCAGTCATCTGTAACAGGAAGTATGAGAAAGGCATTTATCTTAGGACTGAAGATGATTTTTCTTATTATAGGATACAGATTTAAGAGGATAAAATTTTAAATGATACTGGCATATCACAGGATTAATCCGTATTATAAGAATGATGCTTTGACTGTTTCTCCTGAAAATTTTCAGAAACAGATTGAATATCTTTTACAAAAGGGATTAAAACCACTAATAACACTTGATGACGGATATGCTGATAATCTATGGTATGCAATACCTCTGTTAGATAAATTTAACATCAAACCTTTAATATTTTTAACTGTAAACTATATAGGAACAAATAATATCTTCCCTAGATATAAAGATTTAGAAAGGGACAGGTTTTTAAATTGGGCAGAAGTTCGTCAAATGTCAGATAACAGTACTATAGTTGGCTCACACTCCCTTTCACATCCACATCTTACTCTCCTTGATGAAAAAAGTTTATGGGAAGAGCTTTCCTTTTCAAAAAAGATAATAGAAGATAAAACAGGTAAAGAGGTATTATATTTCTGTTATCCTTATGGAGACCTTAATGAAAAGGTTATAGAAAAAGTTAAAGAGGCAGGGTATAAAGGGGCTTTTGTAACTCCTCCAAAAGGTAAAAAAATAAAGAACACTAATTATACACTTATACGAACAGGGATTTATGGCCATAATAATTTTATGATATTCAAATTAAAGATATGGAAAACTATTCAGAGAGGAAAAAAATATTAGTCCTATCTCTTACGGCTTTTTTGATACGAATTGCTTTTATTTTCACACTTAAGAATGAAGTCTATTTTGCGGATGAGTTTGAGTATTACAGAATAGTCCAGAATTTTCTGTCAGGCAATGGTTTTTTTGTTAGTGAAGAGTTAAAGGGATTTAGACCGCCTCTTTATCCTTTATTGCTGAGTATTCTTTATTTTCTTAAATTCAATCTTTTTGGTATCCGTATATTTCAATGCTTTATTTCTTCTATAACTGTATGTCTGACCTATCTCGCAGCAAAAAAACTCTTTTCTGAAAAGGTCGCTTTATGGTCAGGTATTATATCAGTTATATATCCTTTTTTCATCTTTTATAATGGATTTTTACTTACAGAAACGCTTTTTGTTTTTCTTGTACTTCTTGTTATCTATAACCTAATAAATCTTACAGAAAAAACATCTTCATGGATAAAAGCAGGTATTTCTCTGGGATTGGCAGGACTCTGCAGACCCACAATGCAGTTGTATCTACCCATCGCTCTTATCCATCTCCTCTGTGACAAAGAACAGTGGAAAATTAAAATAAAAAAAATTTTATTTATTTCTTTTTTCTTCTCACTTACTTTATCCCCTTGGATTTTGAGAAATTATCTGGTATTTGATAGGTTTATACCTGGAACAACAATGGGAGGCAGGGTTTTCTGGGAAGGTAACAACCCTTATTCAAATGGAGGTCCCTGTAGATACTTCCCAGTAGAAATAGAAAAATTGCCTGAAATAGAAAGGGATGTTGCTTATTATAAAAAAACCATTGATATTATAAAAGAAAATCCTGCTCGCTTCCTGTGGCTATTACAGAATAAATTTAAAAGGTTCTGGAATGTTATTCCAAATGCTTCTGAATTTACAAAGCCATTATACCTTCTAATAAGTGTAATGAGTTTTGGGATTATGATGCCTTTCTTTGTTTTAGGATTTTTACTAACCTTTAAAAACAAAAAAGCACAGTTTATCCATTCTCTTATTATTCTTTTTACTATCTTTCATATTATCTTTCTCGCATCAATTAGATATAGAATACCTCTTGAGCCATTCTACATCATCTTTTCAGTATATGGTTTCTTCTGGTTAGTTAATGGAACATTTGGTATAATAAATAGAGGTGTAATTACAAGGAGGGAAAAGTGAAGTTTATTATTTCAGAATATATAAAAGAAGCAATGGAACATGCAGTTTATGAAAAATTAGAAGATGGAACTTATGCGGGGAAAATTCCTGAATGCAAAGGAGTTGTTGCTTTTGAAAAAACATTGAGGAAATGTGAAGAAAAATTACAATCCGTTCTTGAAGCATGGGTATTACTCGGTTTCAAAATGAAACATCCCTTACCTGTTATAGGTAATATAGACCTGAATAGAGAACTTGATTATGCAGAAATTATCTCCCATTAAAAGAAAAAAATTTATACAGAAACTTAAAAAGTTAGGATTTCAAGGTCCTTTTTCAGGCGCAAAACATCAATTTATGATATATAAAAACTATAGATTAGCAATTCCCTCTAATAAAGAATATTCTATCGCTCAAGTCAAATTTATACTTACAGAAATAGAGGAAATAATTAATAAAGAGATAACGATAGAAATCTGGAATAGCCTCTGAATAAAATGAAATTATCAGTAATAATTCCGGTCTATAATGAAAGATTTACCATCCTTGAAATAATAAAGAAGGTAGAGGAAGTTCCTGTAGAAAAAGAGATAATAGTTGTTGATGATGGTAGTACTGACGGAACGAGAGAAATCTTACAACGATTTTCTCAAGATTCTCTTTACCCTGATAATAAACTAAATAAAGATAGGGAACATCTCAAAATTATTTTTAAAGAAAAAAATGAAGGCAAAGGTTCTGCTATAAAAGAAGGGTTAAAAAATATAACAGGAGATATTGTAGTAATACAGGATGCGGACTTAGAATATAATCCTATGGATTGGATAAAAATGTTAAAGGTAATGGAAGAGAAAAGAGCAGATGTTATTTATGGTTCAAGAGTTCTCGGTAAGGGAGAAAAATCATCTCTGTCTTTCTATTTAGGAGGTCGTTTACTTTCTCTCCTTACAAATTTTTTATACAGATCTAATATAACCGATGAACCTACATGCTATAAGATGTTCAGAACAGAGATAATAAAAAGAATAAATCTGAAATGCAAGGGTTTTGAATTCTGTCCTGAAGTAACAGCGAAGGTATTGAAAAGTGGGTATAAAATATATGAGGTCCCAATAACTTATAAACCCAGAAAGATAAAAGAAGGGAAAAAGATAAGATGGTATGATGGTTTAGTTGCTATATGGGTGTTGGTTAAATACAGGTTTTTCCAATGATAATATGTCCGCTGTGTAAAAATCAGGGACGGTTGATATGGAAAGAAAAACAGTATAAGGTATATAGATGTAAAGATTGTAGTGTTGCATTTCTCCATCCTGCACCCGAGACCCCAGAGATTATATATAGTGAAAAATACTTTCAACAGTGGTATATCAGATATTACAAGGAGCGAAAACAATATATAGAAAAATTATTTACACTGATTGAAAAGTACATTGATAAAAAAGGAAAACTATTAGATGTAGGTTGTGGCACTGGCATATTACTTGAAGTTGCAAAAGAGAAAGGATGGGATGTATATGGACAGGATATTGCACCTTTTGCTATAAATTATTGTAGAAGCAAGGGCTATATTGTTTATGATAAACCCCTGCCAGAATTAAATTTACCTGAACATTCCTTTGATGTAATTACAATGTTTGATGCTATAGCCCACCTGAAAGACCCTGTATTTTATGTAAATACCTGTGTTAAACTTCTGAAACCTGGTGGATACTTAATAATCAAAACACCTTATCATCCACCATATCTGTTTTTTCTTGCCAATATCCTTTCATTTACAGGAAAAAGCAGGTCATTACTCCATATCCCTGCTCAGGTATTCCATTTTAGCGAAAAATCTTTGATTTTAATGTTATTTACTAATTTTAAATTATTGAAAAATAAAAGAATTAATGACTTTTCTTCTTTTAATAAAAAAAGTAAATTAAAAAATATCAGTATAATAAACTTATGGAAAAAAATATAAAAATTTGTAAGAAAGCAGCAGAAAAAATAATGTCATTGAAGTTATATATACTTATTATAACTGGAATAATTTTAAGAGTATATTGTTTATCTTGCAAGAGTTTCTGGTGTGATGAGTTTTTAGCAATATCTCTAAGTAAAATTCCTGAATTTTCTGATATGATAAGGTGGATTATAAAAAATGATGCCCATCCACCATTATTCTATTCTGTTATAAGGATTATATTTCATTTCACTAATAGCGAGTTTGGATTAAGATTTATGCCTTTTCTTTTTGGAGCATTTGCTATAATCATTTTTTATAAACTTTTGAAAGAAGTAGATATAAAAAATTACTTACTTCCACTTTCTCTTTTTATCTTTTCACCAGCACAAGTCCTATGGTCCCAAATAGTTAAATCGTACAGTACTCTTACATTTTTTTCGCTTCTTTCCATTTTTACATTTATCCGGTATAAAAAGACAAATAAAAATGTGTATGCTACATGGTGGATACTATCTTCTATTATTACTCTTTATCTCCATAACTATGGAATGCTCATTATAGCAGCACAGGTAATTATTCTATTGCTTTATAGAAAGGAGATTTCTTTTAGAAAGTTTATT of bacterium contains these proteins:
- a CDS encoding glycosyltransferase family 2 protein, translated to MKLSVIIPVYNERFTILEIIKKVEEVPVEKEIIVVDDGSTDGTREILQRFSQDSLYPDNKLNKDREHLKIIFKEKNEGKGSAIKEGLKNITGDIVVIQDADLEYNPMDWIKMLKVMEEKRADVIYGSRVLGKGEKSSLSFYLGGRLLSLLTNFLYRSNITDEPTCYKMFRTEIIKRINLKCKGFEFCPEVTAKVLKSGYKIYEVPITYKPRKIKEGKKIRWYDGLVAIWVLVKYRFFQ
- a CDS encoding class I SAM-dependent methyltransferase; protein product: MIICPLCKNQGRLIWKEKQYKVYRCKDCSVAFLHPAPETPEIIYSEKYFQQWYIRYYKERKQYIEKLFTLIEKYIDKKGKLLDVGCGTGILLEVAKEKGWDVYGQDIAPFAINYCRSKGYIVYDKPLPELNLPEHSFDVITMFDAIAHLKDPVFYVNTCVKLLKPGGYLIIKTPYHPPYLFFLANILSFTGKSRSLLHIPAQVFHFSEKSLILMLFTNFKLLKNKRINDFSSFNKKSKLKNISIINLWKKI